Proteins encoded in a region of the Pseudothermotoga elfii DSM 9442 = NBRC 107921 genome:
- a CDS encoding branched-chain amino acid ABC transporter permease → MRKGLSFRVKFISTFVLICLIAFLLFFANRIASEYVILILNLIAINIIFSTSLTLINGITGIFSLGHAGFIAIGAYVSTLLTLPVEQKEMTFLIKPLIYPLNQIQISFLPATIIAGLVAAGFGYVVAAPSLRLIGDYLAIATLGLGETIRIVANNAWSITNGALGLKAIPPYTNIYWSWGWAFITVLIIASLVKSSYGRALKAIREDPIAAKAMGINVFSHQVMSFVLGSFFAGVGGSLWAHLITTIDPKSFTFTKTFEILIMAVLGGLGSISGAIIGAAVYTVGLEFLRFLESPFKIGPILFPGIPGMRMVVLSALLIILMLFWQRGIMGREELSWEKFYGIFRCFRRGGKS, encoded by the coding sequence AGCTTTTTTGTTGTTTTTTGCCAATAGGATCGCAAGTGAATATGTAATATTGATATTGAATTTGATAGCCATAAACATCATTTTTTCGACTTCTCTAACTCTGATTAATGGGATAACCGGCATTTTCTCCTTAGGACATGCTGGTTTTATAGCTATAGGTGCTTATGTCTCAACTCTTCTGACTCTTCCGGTCGAACAGAAGGAAATGACGTTTCTTATAAAGCCTCTTATTTATCCTTTGAACCAGATTCAGATTTCTTTTCTTCCTGCCACAATAATTGCTGGACTTGTGGCTGCCGGCTTTGGCTATGTTGTTGCTGCGCCTTCTTTAAGGTTAATAGGTGATTATCTGGCTATAGCAACTTTGGGACTCGGCGAAACAATAAGGATAGTAGCCAACAATGCCTGGTCGATTACAAATGGCGCTCTTGGATTGAAAGCTATACCTCCATATACGAACATATACTGGTCCTGGGGATGGGCGTTTATAACGGTGCTGATCATTGCGAGTTTGGTGAAGAGCAGTTATGGAAGAGCTTTAAAAGCTATAAGAGAAGATCCCATAGCCGCAAAGGCAATGGGAATAAACGTTTTTTCTCACCAGGTTATGAGTTTTGTCCTTGGATCATTTTTTGCCGGTGTTGGTGGATCACTCTGGGCTCATTTAATAACAACAATTGATCCCAAGTCGTTTACTTTTACAAAAACCTTTGAAATATTGATCATGGCAGTGCTAGGTGGCCTTGGAAGTATCAGTGGAGCAATCATTGGAGCAGCTGTTTACACTGTTGGTCTGGAATTTCTAAGATTTCTTGAGAGCCCGTTTAAAATTGGACCAATACTTTTTCCGGGAATACCTGGTATGAGGATGGTGGTTCTCTCTGCACTGCTAATTATTCTCATGTTATTCTGGCAGAGAGGAATTATGGGGAGAGAGGAACTGTCATGGGAAAAATTCTACGGAATTTTTAGGTGTTTTCGAAGAGGTGGAAAATCGTGA
- a CDS encoding ABC transporter ATP-binding protein produces MENVTKRFGGLVAVDHFNGYINPGELIGLIGPNGAGKTTLFNLITGVYAPDKGKILFFGKDISGHKPHQIAAYGIARTFQNIRLFSDMTVLENVMVSQHLRLKNWMWFFKSIIKTPDAIKMERQMKEEGINLLKKVGLQNLSSSKAGSLPYGLQRKLEIARALATKPKLLLLDEPAAGMNPQETYELMNFIKRIKEEFSLTIMIIEHDMKVIMGICERIYVMDYGKLIAEGCPEEIQSNPQVIKAYLGEEVLL; encoded by the coding sequence ATGGAGAATGTTACGAAGCGATTTGGAGGCCTTGTGGCTGTCGATCATTTTAATGGTTACATAAATCCTGGAGAGCTGATAGGATTGATTGGCCCAAACGGTGCCGGAAAGACGACCTTGTTTAATTTGATAACAGGTGTATATGCGCCAGATAAAGGTAAGATTCTTTTTTTTGGAAAAGATATTTCTGGACACAAGCCACACCAGATAGCTGCGTATGGTATAGCAAGGACTTTTCAAAACATAAGGTTATTTTCTGATATGACTGTTCTGGAAAATGTTATGGTATCACAGCATCTAAGGCTAAAAAACTGGATGTGGTTCTTCAAAAGTATTATTAAGACACCCGATGCAATTAAAATGGAAAGACAAATGAAGGAAGAAGGTATAAATCTTCTAAAAAAAGTTGGTCTACAAAACCTTTCATCCTCGAAAGCAGGTTCGTTACCATACGGATTACAAAGAAAACTGGAAATAGCAAGAGCCCTTGCAACGAAACCGAAGCTTCTGTTGCTTGACGAACCAGCGGCTGGAATGAATCCACAAGAAACTTATGAATTAATGAATTTCATAAAAAGAATAAAAGAAGAATTCTCGCTGACAATAATGATAATAGAACATGATATGAAAGTCATTATGGGTATTTGTGAAAGAATATATGTTATGGATTATGGCAAACTCATCGCCGAGGGTTGTCCAGAAGAAATTCAGTCCAATCCACAAGTGATCAAAGCATATCTCGGTGAGGAGGTGCTTCTGTGA
- a CDS encoding ABC transporter ATP-binding protein encodes MMQSVLSIENLNVHYGSIHAIKGISLEVKKGQIATLIGANGAGKTTTLNAITNLVKKSGGKILFEGEDITNLSTHEIVSRGIVLVPEGRKIFPNLTVYENLMMGAYSRRDQEKIKKDLNWTLTLFPRLRERLKQLGGTLSGGEQQMLAVARGLMSKPKLLMLDEPSLGLAPLLVKEVFQIIEEIRKEGVTILLVEQNAFAALKVADYAYVLETGKVVIQDSGKDLLNNDDVRKAYLGIATK; translated from the coding sequence GTGATGCAAAGTGTTTTGAGTATTGAAAACTTAAATGTCCATTATGGAAGCATTCATGCTATAAAAGGTATTTCTCTTGAAGTAAAAAAAGGACAGATAGCCACTTTGATAGGTGCAAATGGTGCCGGAAAGACAACAACTTTAAATGCAATCACTAATTTAGTGAAAAAAAGTGGTGGAAAGATTCTTTTTGAGGGTGAAGATATCACAAATTTATCTACTCATGAAATTGTGAGCAGGGGGATAGTTTTGGTACCGGAAGGTAGAAAAATTTTTCCCAACCTGACTGTATACGAGAATTTAATGATGGGTGCTTACTCTCGAAGAGATCAGGAGAAAATAAAGAAAGATCTGAACTGGACTTTGACATTATTTCCGAGATTAAGAGAAAGATTGAAGCAGCTTGGCGGGACCCTCTCAGGAGGAGAACAGCAAATGCTTGCAGTTGCGAGGGGGCTTATGAGCAAGCCAAAGCTTTTGATGCTTGACGAACCTTCCTTGGGGCTTGCTCCATTGCTTGTGAAAGAAGTTTTTCAGATAATCGAAGAAATTAGAAAAGAAGGGGTAACAATTTTGCTTGTGGAACAGAACGCATTTGCTGCTTTGAAGGTAGCTGACTATGCATATGTACTCGAAACCGGGAAAGTAGTAATTCAGGACTCTGGCAAGGATCTTCTGAACAATGATGATGTGAGGAAGGCTTACCTTGGAATCGCCACAAAATGA